A region of Deltaproteobacteria bacterium DNA encodes the following proteins:
- a CDS encoding DegQ family serine endoprotease has protein sequence MKRSFALILIIPLMVSFLSAGCEKSDGTKVSDTDSVKEEAAPQIAGTPKQDTAQAKRDQRAVEDIKTEEFPSFADLVEVLKPSVVNISTTSVVNPRSSRQRKQRSPFQQNDPFEEFFEKFFENMPEQQFKRQGLGSGFIISEDGYVVTNNHVVEKAEDISVILENGDKYEAKVIGKDPKTDLAVIKFEPEGKLQTVELGDSDNLRIGDWVIAIGNPFGLGYTVTSGIVSAKGRSLGLGVYDDFIQTDASLNPGNSGGPLFNLKGEVVGVNTAIVARGQGIGFAIPITMAEFVIEQLKEEGKVVRGWLGVYVQKLTPEIATSLNLKEDEGALVSDVTPGSPAEEAGISRGDVIIEFDGNRIDDVSDLTTLAGVTPPGTEVKIKLLHDGETKDLTVKLSEMPEEKVRSEEEKVQEKLGITVTELNPRIVKRFNLDMDKGVIITNVERGSAAAEAGLRPGDVVLEVDKKEITNLEDYTEALDKARPGGTTLFLVKRGENTIYAALRLEKSEQPEDDKNAEDTKGE, from the coding sequence ATGAAGCGTTCATTTGCCCTAATACTAATTATCCCGCTTATGGTTTCCTTTCTGTCGGCGGGATGTGAAAAGTCCGACGGAACAAAGGTTTCCGACACGGATTCGGTCAAAGAAGAAGCCGCCCCTCAAATAGCCGGTACGCCGAAACAAGATACTGCTCAGGCGAAGAGAGATCAGAGAGCGGTCGAAGATATAAAGACGGAAGAATTTCCCTCTTTTGCGGACCTTGTGGAAGTTCTCAAGCCTTCTGTTGTGAATATAAGCACGACGAGCGTTGTTAATCCCAGGAGCTCAAGGCAGAGGAAGCAGAGGTCGCCATTTCAGCAAAACGATCCTTTTGAAGAATTTTTTGAAAAGTTTTTCGAAAATATGCCGGAGCAACAGTTCAAACGTCAGGGGCTTGGCTCGGGATTTATAATCAGTGAAGACGGTTACGTGGTTACGAACAATCACGTTGTCGAAAAAGCCGAGGACATAAGTGTAATATTGGAAAACGGGGACAAGTACGAGGCGAAGGTCATAGGCAAGGATCCGAAAACCGACCTGGCGGTTATAAAGTTTGAGCCCGAGGGCAAGCTTCAAACCGTCGAATTGGGGGATTCCGATAACCTGAGAATAGGGGACTGGGTGATTGCAATAGGCAATCCGTTCGGGCTAGGTTATACGGTGACATCCGGTATTGTGAGCGCCAAGGGCCGCTCACTGGGCCTAGGTGTTTACGACGATTTCATTCAGACTGATGCTTCCCTTAATCCCGGAAACAGCGGGGGCCCGCTGTTTAACCTCAAAGGCGAGGTGGTCGGTGTTAATACCGCCATTGTCGCCCGGGGGCAGGGGATAGGGTTCGCAATACCTATCACTATGGCCGAATTCGTAATAGAGCAGCTTAAGGAAGAAGGAAAAGTCGTAAGGGGATGGCTCGGTGTGTATGTGCAGAAGCTGACCCCTGAAATTGCTACGAGCTTAAATCTCAAGGAAGACGAGGGCGCCCTCGTTAGCGATGTAACTCCCGGCAGTCCTGCGGAGGAGGCGGGCATTTCCAGAGGGGACGTCATCATAGAATTCGACGGCAACAGGATTGACGACGTATCCGATCTTACGACCCTTGCGGGTGTCACGCCCCCCGGAACCGAAGTGAAGATAAAACTGCTGCATGACGGCGAGACAAAGGACCTTACGGTCAAGCTATCGGAAATGCCAGAGGAAAAAGTCCGGAGCGAAGAAGAGAAGGTTCAGGAAAAGCTGGGTATTACGGTAACGGAGCTAAACCCGAGGATTGTAAAGCGCTTTAATCTCGACATGGACAAGGGAGTAATAATAACTAATGTCGAGAGGGGGAGCGCTGCGGCCGAGGCGGGTTTAAGACCCGGCGATGTGGTGCTGGAAGTGGATAAGAAAGAGATAACCAATTTGGAGGACTATACAGAGGCTCTCGACAAGGCTCGGCCCGGCGGCACCACTCTCTTTCTGGTCAAGAGAGGAGAGAACACTATATATGCCGCGCTCAGGCTGGAAAAAAGCGAGCAGCCTGAAGACGATAAAAACGCGGAAGATACAAAAGGCGAATAA
- a CDS encoding NAD(P)/FAD-dependent oxidoreductase: MSGTDSKRIVILGGGFAGLEAAQTLEKIFKESDDVDITLVSKDNYLIFTSMLAEVVSSSIEAKHVVIPLRECLNKTNFKELVVEDIDLASKTVSCYHLDTCESFTLDYDYLVLAMGSVTGYHGVEGAEDNSFPLKNLADAMVLRSHVIDMFEMAELEQDHDVRKKLLTFAVIGGGYTGIEVAAELNDYLDSSRRFFKHVKPGEVKVVVIDPGDRIMHEMSEGLADYGLKLLKKRDMEFRLKTRIGRVTPDLVETAEGEQIETHTAIWAAGTSPQPVVAKLPCADKKGRIEVNEFMEVPGYPGVWALGDCAVIPDPHTGKPYPPTAQHATREGKRVAYNVAAAISGKDGDRRPFIYKTQGMLAPLGHRSAVAEIKGLKFSGFFAWFLWRCIYLGKMPGWDRKIRVAIDWFLDIFLPKDLVQLKFLMRPRRSGATTGADKK, encoded by the coding sequence ATGTCCGGTACCGATTCTAAGCGTATTGTTATACTCGGCGGTGGCTTTGCGGGCCTGGAAGCCGCGCAGACCCTCGAAAAAATTTTTAAGGAAAGCGACGATGTGGATATAACGCTCGTAAGCAAGGATAATTACCTTATCTTTACCTCTATGCTCGCTGAGGTGGTATCGAGCAGTATCGAGGCCAAACACGTCGTTATCCCGCTCAGGGAATGCTTGAATAAGACCAACTTCAAGGAGCTGGTCGTCGAGGATATTGATCTCGCTTCAAAGACGGTTTCCTGCTACCATCTGGATACTTGTGAAAGTTTCACTCTCGATTACGACTACCTCGTTCTGGCAATGGGGTCCGTTACCGGTTACCACGGGGTCGAGGGGGCGGAAGATAATTCTTTTCCTCTGAAAAATCTCGCCGATGCCATGGTGCTCAGGAGCCATGTTATAGATATGTTCGAAATGGCCGAGCTGGAACAGGACCATGACGTAAGAAAAAAGCTCCTGACCTTCGCCGTAATCGGAGGCGGGTACACGGGTATAGAGGTGGCCGCTGAACTAAACGATTATCTGGATTCGAGCCGCAGGTTTTTTAAGCATGTGAAACCCGGTGAGGTTAAAGTGGTTGTGATAGATCCCGGAGACAGAATAATGCACGAAATGAGCGAGGGCCTCGCCGATTACGGCCTGAAACTACTTAAGAAAAGGGACATGGAGTTCCGCTTGAAGACAAGGATCGGCAGAGTCACACCTGACCTGGTGGAGACAGCTGAGGGGGAACAGATAGAGACTCACACTGCAATCTGGGCTGCGGGCACGTCCCCTCAGCCGGTCGTTGCGAAGCTCCCGTGCGCGGACAAAAAGGGCAGGATAGAGGTAAATGAATTTATGGAGGTGCCCGGCTATCCCGGAGTATGGGCTCTGGGTGACTGCGCCGTTATTCCCGACCCGCACACGGGAAAACCGTATCCGCCGACCGCTCAGCATGCCACAAGGGAGGGGAAAAGGGTCGCCTACAACGTCGCGGCCGCAATAAGCGGTAAAGACGGGGACAGAAGACCCTTTATATACAAAACTCAGGGCATGCTCGCCCCGCTCGGACACAGGTCAGCGGTGGCAGAGATAAAGGGGCTCAAATTTTCCGGATTCTTTGCCTGGTTTTTGTGGCGCTGTATCTATTTAGGGAAGATGCCCGGCTGGGACAGAAAAATACGCGTAGCGATAGACTGGTTCCTGGATATATTTCTACCGAAAGACCTTGTGCAGCTTAAATTTCTGATGAGACCCCGCCGCTCAGGGGCGACGACCGGCGCCGACAAGAAGTGA
- a CDS encoding cytochrome b N-terminal domain-containing protein, producing the protein MRFLRSAWYWFDDRTGIAGALGPIAQHAVPRNSASWFYVFGSATLFAFLLQVATGVTLAFMYVPSAGEAYQSLEFITNQTTFGRIVRGMHNWGASAMILLVGIHMIRVYMTAAYKFPREMHWITGVVLLALTVVMGFTGQVVRWDQTAVWSTIVASEQAGRIPFIGAWVADFIIGGETVGGTTLSRMFAYHVFIIPALLFIFIGFHLYLVIKNGISEFPKAGEPVDPATYREKYESMVKRDGVAFWPDAAWRDMVFGFIVITTILLIAIIIGPPNLGPPPNPSNIDALPVPDWYFIFYFAFLALMPPSMETYLMVFGPLVVGLLLFMLPFISNRGERSPLRRPWAVAIVALTIASISGLWAIGISSPWSPHFHAKPLTVEIIGADSGAIYRGGMNFNEKGCLYCHTIDGHGGERGPNLSYIGDRLSTNELTWRIMNGGLNMPGFGGTLSNQELNDLVIFLKTRKKGNENTGR; encoded by the coding sequence ATGCGATTTTTAAGAAGCGCATGGTACTGGTTTGACGACCGGACGGGGATTGCGGGGGCGCTCGGGCCCATAGCGCAGCACGCCGTGCCCCGGAACTCCGCGTCATGGTTCTATGTATTCGGCAGCGCGACACTGTTCGCCTTTTTGCTTCAGGTAGCGACAGGCGTGACGCTCGCGTTCATGTACGTCCCTTCCGCGGGCGAAGCGTATCAAAGCCTCGAATTTATCACCAACCAGACCACTTTCGGCAGAATAGTGAGGGGAATGCACAACTGGGGGGCCTCGGCGATGATACTCCTGGTCGGAATCCATATGATACGCGTTTACATGACCGCCGCTTATAAATTCCCCCGCGAGATGCACTGGATCACGGGAGTGGTTTTGCTGGCGCTTACAGTAGTCATGGGCTTTACGGGACAGGTCGTGAGGTGGGATCAGACCGCCGTGTGGTCGACCATTGTAGCCTCGGAGCAGGCGGGGCGTATCCCGTTCATCGGCGCCTGGGTCGCGGATTTTATAATCGGGGGAGAAACGGTAGGGGGCACAACGCTAAGCCGCATGTTCGCCTACCATGTTTTCATCATCCCCGCCCTACTCTTTATTTTCATCGGGTTTCACCTCTATCTGGTAATCAAAAACGGCATTTCCGAGTTCCCAAAAGCCGGAGAGCCGGTAGACCCCGCAACGTACAGGGAAAAATACGAGTCCATGGTCAAGAGGGACGGCGTCGCGTTCTGGCCCGACGCCGCATGGCGCGACATGGTATTCGGCTTTATCGTCATAACCACTATACTGCTAATCGCAATCATCATAGGGCCGCCCAATCTGGGTCCGCCTCCCAACCCGTCCAACATCGACGCGCTCCCCGTGCCGGACTGGTATTTTATATTCTACTTCGCCTTCCTAGCGCTTATGCCGCCCTCCATGGAGACATACCTCATGGTGTTCGGGCCGCTTGTAGTCGGGCTTCTCCTGTTTATGCTGCCGTTTATATCGAACAGGGGGGAGAGGAGTCCTCTCCGCCGTCCCTGGGCCGTCGCCATAGTAGCACTCACGATAGCGTCAATATCGGGTCTCTGGGCGATAGGGATAAGTTCTCCATGGTCGCCTCATTTCCACGCTAAACCGCTCACCGTGGAAATAATCGGCGCCGACTCGGGCGCCATCTACAGAGGCGGTATGAATTTTAATGAAAAGGGATGCCTCTATTGCCATACGATAGACGGCCACGGAGGAGAAAGAGGACCCAATCTCAGCTATATAGGTGACAGACTCTCGACCAATGAGCTCACCTGGCGAATCATGAACGGAGGGCTTAACATGCCCGGATTCGGAGGTACGCTCAGCAATCAGGAATTAAACGATCTGGTAATTTTTCTCAAGACTAGAAAGAAGGGGAACGAAAACACCGGTCGGTAA
- a CDS encoding Rieske (2Fe-2S) protein: protein MNEKTKTSDECSRRQFFTHLSITLGSIAAVMIGIPIIGSILAPIVKKPKPDWRPVGAVKNFTIGDTVKVTFVDASPLPWSGVTAETAAWLRRTQEEEFMAFSVNCAHLGCPVRWVAGAKLFMCPCHGGVYYSDGSVAAGPPPRGLYKYPVRVKNGQVEIKTSPIPITTV from the coding sequence ATGAACGAAAAGACCAAAACGAGTGACGAATGCAGCAGAAGACAGTTTTTCACGCATTTGAGCATAACTTTGGGGAGTATAGCCGCTGTTATGATTGGAATTCCCATAATAGGCTCCATACTCGCTCCCATTGTCAAAAAGCCGAAACCGGACTGGAGACCGGTTGGTGCTGTGAAAAATTTTACGATAGGGGACACCGTAAAAGTGACCTTCGTTGACGCCTCGCCACTTCCATGGTCGGGCGTTACGGCGGAGACAGCCGCGTGGCTGCGCCGTACTCAGGAGGAAGAGTTCATGGCCTTTTCGGTAAATTGCGCCCACCTGGGCTGCCCCGTGAGGTGGGTTGCCGGCGCCAAGCTGTTCATGTGCCCGTGTCACGGCGGAGTATATTACTCGGACGGTTCGGTGGCGGCCGGGCCGCCGCCCAGAGGATTATACAAATACCCCGTCAGGGTAAAAAACGGGCAGGTCGAAATAAAAACGAGCCCTATCCCCATAACAACTGTATAA